A section of the Anabaena cylindrica PCC 7122 genome encodes:
- a CDS encoding winged helix-turn-helix transcriptional regulator gives MKAEAENNSVMRPTCEVENTIKILGGRWKVLIIRELITGAKRFGELQRSLHGITQKMLTQQLRELEEDGVVHREIYAQIPPKVEYSLTPLGESLKPILCAMHEWASQHLSHINQHQNSNL, from the coding sequence ATGAAAGCAGAAGCAGAAAACAATAGTGTGATGAGGCCGACTTGTGAAGTAGAAAATACCATCAAGATCCTCGGTGGACGTTGGAAGGTATTAATAATTAGAGAATTAATTACAGGAGCAAAAAGGTTTGGTGAGTTACAACGTTCCTTACACGGGATTACTCAAAAGATGCTCACTCAGCAACTTAGAGAATTGGAAGAGGATGGTGTTGTACACCGAGAAATCTATGCACAAATCCCACCTAAGGTAGAATATTCACTCACACCTTTAGGAGAAAGTCTCAAACCAATTCTCTGTGCAATGCATGAATGGGCTAGTCAGCATTTATCTCATATTAATCAACATCAAAATAGTAATT